The DNA window CGCGTGCCCTGCCTCCGGCCCGGTCAGGGCCGCGACGGCGACGTCGCAGGAGCGCGCCACCTCCTGCGGTGTGGTCGCCGACACCAGCGAGGCCGACGCCGTACGCAGGGCCACTTCACGGGCCACCGCCTTGCGGTGGGCCACGACCATGCCCGTGAGGCGCAGGATGACCAGGAGGATCAGGAGTCCGGAGAAGGCGGCGATGACGGCCGCGTCCTGAGCGGTGCCGCGCAGCCCCTCGTACAACAGGATCCCGGGCGCGATCAGCACGGCCGCGGAGAGCAGCAACAGCCGTGTCGGAGGCGGAAGCAGCGACTGCGGCTGGTGCGAGCGCGCGGTCAGCTCCACCATCGACGGATGCAGCGCCGCCAGGCCCCAGGCCGTGTAGAAGACCACCCAGCCCGTGTCCAGCACCGTGCCGGCTTGCCACAGTCCGTTGAGCTGGAGGATCCCGTACGCGATGTCGAAGCCCAGCAGCGTGACGGTGCCGAGGACGAGCAACTGCACGGAACGGTTGCGGCCCGTCAGGAATCCCGGCGTGAGCAGCCGTACCAGCAGCGCGAGCACCAGTACGTCACCGAGCGGGTAGGCGATGCTGATGGCGCGCTGCACCCAGGTCAGCCCCTCGACGCGGGTGAGGGGCTGCACGAGGAAGACCCACACCGGGAGCGCGAGTCCGGCGGTGAAGATCAGCGCGTCCAGCAGGCTCGGCAGGTCGCGCCCCACCCACCGGTACCTGACCAGGCCCAACAGGCCCACGGCGAACAGCGGGTACGTCGCCAGGTAACAGGCGTCCGCGGGCGAGGGGAACGGGTTGGACGCGTCGAAGTACTGCTCGAGGACGTGGTAGTACGTGTCTCCCGCGGCGAAGGCGAGCAGTCCGGCAGCGAGCACCCACCACGGCCAGCGGTGCGCCGGCCGGTGGATGTACACGCCCGCTACGACGGCCACGACGCCGGCCAGACCGATGACCGCCCACAGCGGCGCGTGCGCCTGGGGCAGCGTCAGACACACTGCTGTCGCACCGGCGACGAGGACGACGTAACCGGCCATGAGCCCACGCGTCGTCCGGGTCACAGGCATACGCCACGCCTCCTACTCGATCGTAGGCACACCCTGAGTCCCGCTGCATCTCCTGCGTTCCGCACCGCCCGCGCGTCCCGGCGGGACGCCGTCGCACGGCCGCTCAGCCGGTGGCCGAGGAGGCTCCCGCCCGCGCCGGAGGGGGAGAACCCGCGGTGACTGACGGGGCGTTACGCACGGGTGGCGCCGGGCGGCCGGCGCACCACGACACCGTGCGGCGCAGCCCTTCTTCGAGGGGTACCCGTGGCGTCCAGCCGAGCTGGTCACGGGCCCTGGTGATCACCGGCCGCCGGCGCACCGGATCGTCGACGGGCAGCGGGCCGTACTCGATCCGGGAGGCCGACCCGGTGACGACGAGCACGAGCTCCGCGAGTTCGCGGACCGTGCGCTCCGTGGGGTCCCCCAGGTTCACCGGCCCGGCGCGGGCGCTGTCGATCATCGCCGTGATGCCGCGCACGAGGTCGTCGACGTAGCAGAAGCTGCGTGTCTGGCTGCCGTCGCCGCAGACCGTGAGGGGTTCGCCGGCCAGTGCCTGCCGCACGAAGGTGGGCACGACACGGCCGTCGCGGGACCGCATCCGCGGACCGTACGTGTTGAAGATGCGCACGATGCCCGCGTCGACGCCCGGACCGCGCCGGTACGCCATGGTCACCGCCTCCGCGTAGCGCTTGGCCTCGTCGTAGACGCTGCGCGGGCCGACCGGATTGACGTTGCCCCAGTAGTCCTCGGGCTGGGGGTGCACCTCGGGGGCGCCGTACACCTCGCTGGTCGAGGCCAGCACGAAGCGGCCGCCGTGTTCGCGGGCCAGGCGCAGCGCGTTCTCCGTGCCCCTGCTGCCCACGGCCAGGGTCTCCAGCGGCAGCCGGTGGTAGTCGGCGGGCGAGGCGGGGCTCGCGAGGTGCGCCACGGCGTGCACCGGGCCCGGTACGGGGAGCGGCTCCGTCACGTCGCACCGGACCGGGTGGAAGCGCGGGTCGGCACGCAGGTGGGCGATGTTCTCCGGATCGCCGGTACAGAAGTTGTCGAGGCACCAGACCGTGTCTCCCCGGCGGAGCAGCGCCTCGCACAGGTGGGAGCCGAGGAATCCGCCGCCGCCGGTCACCACGACCTTCATGACGTCACTCCGATGGGGCGGCCGAGTGCGTGCAGTGACCAGCCCGCCGAGCGCCAGAGCCGTGCGTCCAGGCAGTTGCGGGCGTCCAGGAGCACCGGTGTGCGCACCATCGGGGCGAGGTCGACCGGGTCGATGGCGCGGTACTCGGGCCAGTGCGTGAGATGCAGGACCAGGTCCGCGTCCTCGCACGCCTTGGGGATGTCCAGGGCGTATCCCAGGTCGGGAAAGACCGCTCGCGCGTTGTCCAGGGCCTGCGGGTCGTGCACCCGTACCGCGGCCCCCTGCTGCCGCACCGCCGCCGCGACGGCCAGGGCGGGGGAGTCGCGCACGTCGTCGCTGCCCGGCTTGAAGGACGCGCCCAGGACGGCGACCCGGCGGCCGGCGAACGATCCGCCGGCCAGCCGCCTCGCCAGGCTCACCGTCCGCCGCCGCTGCCGGGTGTTGATGCGGTCGACCTCGTGCAGGAAGGCCACGGAGTCGCCCGCCCCGAGCTCCTCCGCGCGGGCCGCGAAGGCCCTGATGTCCTTGGGGAAGCAGCTCCCGCCGAAGCCGAGGCCCGGTTCGAGGAAGGGGGCGCCGATCCGGGAGTCCGCGCCGAGGGCCCTGGACAGGACTGTCACATCGGCGCCCGCCGCGTCGCAGACCTCGGCCATCGCGTTGATGAAAGAGATCTTGGTGGCGAGGAAGGAGTTCGCCGCGACCTTGACCAGTTCGGCCGTTGCGGGGTCGGTACTGAAGTAGGGAACCCCCGCCCGCAGCAGGGGCGCGTACACCGCGCGTAGGACCGCTTCGGCGTGCGGGCAGGTGACGCCGACGACGATCCGCTCCGGCCGCATGGTGTCCTCCACGGCGGAGCCCTCACGCAGAAACTCCGGGTTCCAGGCGATCTCGGTGTCCCGGGTGACCGCGGCGAGTCGCCGCGCGAGCCGGGCCGCCGTGCCTACCGGCACGGTGGACTTGCCGACGACCAGGTTGCCGGGACGCAGGTGGCGTGCGAGGCCGTCCATGACGGCGTCGACGTACCGCAGGTCGGCGGCCTCGCCGTCGGCCCGCTGCGGGGTGCCGACGCACACGAAGTGGACCCGCGCGAACGAGGCGGCCTCGGCGAGGGAGGTGGAGAAGCGGAGCCGGCCGGAGGTGACGGTCCTGGAGAGCAGTTCGTCGAGACCGGCCTCGCGCAGGGGCGCCCGGCCCGCCGACAGGGACGCGATCCGTTCGGCGTCGACATCGACGCCGAGCACCTCGTGCCCGAGGTCGGCCATGCACGCGGCGTGGACCGTCCCGACGTATCCGGTGCCGATGACTGTCATCCGCATGACGTCACTCCTAACCGTTCGCCCGCCGGGCGTTTCCGGCGTACCCATGGGGGTTGAGCTGCTGGAATCTCCAGGCGTCCCCGCACATGTCGGCCAGCCCCCGGGTGGGGCGCCACCCCCAGGCGCGCTCCACCGCCGAGGCGTCCGCGACGAGTTCCGGCACGTCGCCCGGGCGGCGGGACACGATGTCGTACGGGACGGGGGTACCGCACGCCGCACTGAAGGCCGCGACGACTTCGAGAACCGAACGGCCCTTCCCGAGGCCGAGGTTGTACGTGTGCATGCCGGGGCCGTCGGCGAGGTGGTCCAGCGCCACGCGGTGGGCCTCCACCGTGTCCATGACGTGGATGTAGTCACGGACCGCCGTCCCGTCGGGCGTGGCGTAGTCGTCGCCGAAGACGCGGAGCCTGTGGCGCCTGCCCACGGCCACCTGGGCGAGGTAGGGCATCAGGTTCTCGGGCGTTCCGCTGGGGTCCTCGCCGAGCAGTCCGCTGGGGTGCGCCCCGACCGGGGTGAAGTACCGCAGGGCGACCCCGGTGAAGCCAGGGCTCCGGCGGCACACGTCGGCCAGGATCTGCTCGCAGATCCATTTGGAGGCGGCGTACGGATTCGTGGGGCGGGCAGGGGTGGCCTCGTTCAGCGGTCCGCGTCCGGCGTCCCCGTAGATGGAACAGGACGAGGAGAACACCATCTGGCGCACCCCGTGCTCGTCCATCGCCCGCAGCAGAGAGGTGGTGCCGCCGACGTTGGTGTCGTAGTACTCGACGGGCATCCGTGTCGACTCACCCACGGCCTTGTGCGCGGCGAAGTGCACGACGGCGTCCACAGAGTGGCGGTCGAAGACGGCCGACAGGGCGCGCCGATCACGGATGTCCAGCTCGTACACGGCCCCCACGAACCGGCCGGCGATCCTTTCCACGCGGGCGAAGACCTGCGGTGTGCTGTTGGAGTAGTTGTCGACGACGATCAGTTCGTAGCCGTGGTCGAGCAGTTCGACGCACGCGTGACTTCCGATGAAGCCGGCGCCGCCGGTGACGAGCACGGTCGACGGTGGGTTCGGGCGCCCGGGTGTCCCGTGGGCGGGCGCGTCCCGGACGGGGATCACCGGTGCCGGCTCGCTGTGGGTCATGACAAGACGCTCCTGAGTAACACAACGCTGTACGCTGCTGATGTATATTTACGGCGTATATATCGACTTTGCGACGGTTGTTCCCCGGAGTCAAGAGGGGACCGGGCCCGGCGGGGGCCGTCGTTCCGGTGGCAGGGTCGAGGTAGGGTCGATCGGTCGACGAGCCCGGAGGCGGTCATGCCGAAAGAGACGGAGGACGGTCGCGCGCGACGCGCCAGCGACCGGGGCCGCTACGGACGGCTCAGCAGGGAGCGCGTGCTGGCCACGGCACTGGAGGTCGTCGACCGCGACGGCCTGTCCGGCCTGAGCATGCGCAAGCTGGGCGCGGAGCTGGGGGTCGAGGCGATGGCCCTGTACCGGTACGCCCCCAGCAAGGACGCCTTGCTGGACGGGCTGGTCGAGGGGTTCTGCCGGGAGGTCCACCAGGAACTGGACCAGCACCCGCCGGCCGGCGGGGGAGCCGACGGCTGGCGCCGCGAACTGCACCGGATCGCGCTCGCCAACCACGGGGTCGCCCTGCGCCACCCGAACGTCGTACCGCTCCTGGCCACGCGCCTGCTGTCCACGCCGCTGGCCCGCCGGCCCCTTCCCGTGCAGCGCGGCGACGAACGCGTGCTGGCGGTGCTGCACGACGCCGGAATCGGGGAGCGCAGGAGCGTGGAGATCCACCGGTGCTTCACCGCGTGGCTGCTCGGCTACCTGCTGGTCGAGCTGCGCGCCATGGACGACGAGCCGGGCGAACCCGATCCGGCCTTCCGGCTCGGCCTGCACCGGATGCCCGCCGCCGAGCTCCCGCGCCTGCGGGCCACCGCCGCGGCCATGGACGGCCGCGGCGGCCCCGAGGGGCTCGCCGCGGGCCTGGACGCCCTGCTGGGGTGACGACCGGGGCCTGC is part of the Streptomyces agglomeratus genome and encodes:
- a CDS encoding UDP-glucuronic acid decarboxylase family protein; the protein is MKVVVTGGGGFLGSHLCEALLRRGDTVWCLDNFCTGDPENIAHLRADPRFHPVRCDVTEPLPVPGPVHAVAHLASPASPADYHRLPLETLAVGSRGTENALRLAREHGGRFVLASTSEVYGAPEVHPQPEDYWGNVNPVGPRSVYDEAKRYAEAVTMAYRRGPGVDAGIVRIFNTYGPRMRSRDGRVVPTFVRQALAGEPLTVCGDGSQTRSFCYVDDLVRGITAMIDSARAGPVNLGDPTERTVRELAELVLVVTGSASRIEYGPLPVDDPVRRRPVITRARDQLGWTPRVPLEEGLRRTVSWCAGRPAPPVRNAPSVTAGSPPPARAGASSATG
- a CDS encoding UDP-glucose dehydrogenase family protein, which produces MRMTVIGTGYVGTVHAACMADLGHEVLGVDVDAERIASLSAGRAPLREAGLDELLSRTVTSGRLRFSTSLAEAASFARVHFVCVGTPQRADGEAADLRYVDAVMDGLARHLRPGNLVVGKSTVPVGTAARLARRLAAVTRDTEIAWNPEFLREGSAVEDTMRPERIVVGVTCPHAEAVLRAVYAPLLRAGVPYFSTDPATAELVKVAANSFLATKISFINAMAEVCDAAGADVTVLSRALGADSRIGAPFLEPGLGFGGSCFPKDIRAFAARAEELGAGDSVAFLHEVDRINTRQRRRTVSLARRLAGGSFAGRRVAVLGASFKPGSDDVRDSPALAVAAAVRQQGAAVRVHDPQALDNARAVFPDLGYALDIPKACEDADLVLHLTHWPEYRAIDPVDLAPMVRTPVLLDARNCLDARLWRSAGWSLHALGRPIGVTS
- the galE gene encoding UDP-glucose 4-epimerase GalE, with amino-acid sequence MLVTGGAGFIGSHACVELLDHGYELIVVDNYSNSTPQVFARVERIAGRFVGAVYELDIRDRRALSAVFDRHSVDAVVHFAAHKAVGESTRMPVEYYDTNVGGTTSLLRAMDEHGVRQMVFSSSCSIYGDAGRGPLNEATPARPTNPYAASKWICEQILADVCRRSPGFTGVALRYFTPVGAHPSGLLGEDPSGTPENLMPYLAQVAVGRRHRLRVFGDDYATPDGTAVRDYIHVMDTVEAHRVALDHLADGPGMHTYNLGLGKGRSVLEVVAAFSAACGTPVPYDIVSRRPGDVPELVADASAVERAWGWRPTRGLADMCGDAWRFQQLNPHGYAGNARRANG
- a CDS encoding TetR/AcrR family transcriptional regulator, which encodes MPKETEDGRARRASDRGRYGRLSRERVLATALEVVDRDGLSGLSMRKLGAELGVEAMALYRYAPSKDALLDGLVEGFCREVHQELDQHPPAGGGADGWRRELHRIALANHGVALRHPNVVPLLATRLLSTPLARRPLPVQRGDERVLAVLHDAGIGERRSVEIHRCFTAWLLGYLLVELRAMDDEPGEPDPAFRLGLHRMPAAELPRLRATAAAMDGRGGPEGLAAGLDALLG